From Shewanella yunxiaonensis, the proteins below share one genomic window:
- the arsB gene encoding ACR3 family arsenite efflux transporter → MGFFERYLSVWVALAIVAGVGIGNLFPDLFSGIAAFEYAHVNLVIAVLIWLMIYPMMVQIDFSAVKDVGKKPKGLLLTLVINWLIKPFTMALLGWLFFKGVFASWVSPQSATEYIGGMILLGVAPCTAMVFVWSQLTKGDPNYTLVQVSVNDIIMVFAFAPIAAFLLGISEIQVPWQTLLLSVVLYVVLPLLAGIVARYRLQRNADADALAHFVAKLKPWSVVGLLATVVLLFGFQAQTIIAQPLVILMIAIPLLIQSYGIFAIAYLAAKQLRLPHNVAAPACMIGTSNFFELAVAVAISLFGLHSGAALATVVGVLVEVPVMLSLVAFANRTRHWFS, encoded by the coding sequence ATGGGATTTTTTGAAAGATATCTGTCGGTTTGGGTAGCGTTGGCTATTGTGGCGGGGGTAGGAATAGGTAATCTGTTCCCAGATTTATTCAGCGGCATTGCTGCTTTTGAATATGCACATGTAAATCTGGTCATTGCGGTGCTTATCTGGTTGATGATTTATCCGATGATGGTCCAGATTGATTTTTCGGCAGTTAAAGATGTTGGTAAGAAGCCCAAAGGGTTACTGCTAACCCTGGTGATTAACTGGTTGATCAAACCCTTTACTATGGCATTACTCGGATGGTTATTTTTTAAAGGTGTATTTGCGTCCTGGGTCTCACCACAATCGGCTACCGAATATATTGGTGGGATGATCCTATTGGGCGTAGCACCTTGCACTGCGATGGTGTTTGTGTGGAGCCAGTTAACCAAAGGCGATCCTAACTACACACTGGTTCAAGTATCAGTAAATGACATTATTATGGTGTTTGCTTTCGCACCAATTGCCGCATTTTTGCTGGGGATCAGCGAGATCCAGGTGCCCTGGCAGACATTGCTGCTATCGGTTGTACTCTATGTGGTGTTGCCTCTCTTGGCGGGAATTGTTGCTCGTTATCGATTACAGCGCAATGCAGACGCTGATGCGTTAGCGCATTTTGTGGCTAAGCTTAAACCTTGGTCTGTAGTGGGATTGCTGGCGACAGTAGTGTTGCTGTTTGGTTTTCAAGCTCAAACGATTATTGCGCAGCCCTTGGTAATTTTGATGATTGCCATACCATTACTCATCCAAAGTTATGGCATTTTTGCGATTGCTTATTTAGCCGCAAAACAACTGCGCTTACCTCATAATGTGGCTGCGCCTGCCTGTATGATTGGCACTTCCAATTTTTTCGAATTGGCGGTAGCGGTAGCGATTTCCTTGTTTGGTCTGCATTCTGGTGCCGCACTGGCAACCGTCGTTGGCGTTTTGGTTGAAGTGCCAGTGATGCTATCGTTAGTCGCATTTGCTAATAGAACGCGGCACTGGTTCTCTTGA
- the mioC gene encoding FMN-binding protein MioC codes for MASIEILVGTTLGGAEYVADELAAELQQQGHTTTIHLAADLAQLDPDKLWLIVSSTHGAGDLPDNLQPLYQQLIDEESHFSQLEYVLCAIGDSSYDTFCEGPQKLADLLEQKGATAFVDKIQIDVQRDPVPEDAAVAWLRSWIGDL; via the coding sequence ATGGCAAGCATTGAAATTCTGGTAGGTACCACACTTGGCGGTGCAGAGTATGTTGCTGATGAATTAGCGGCGGAACTGCAACAACAGGGCCACACAACCACAATTCATTTAGCTGCAGATCTCGCTCAATTAGATCCTGACAAACTCTGGCTAATCGTGTCTTCAACCCATGGAGCAGGCGATCTGCCGGATAACCTGCAACCGCTCTATCAACAATTGATTGATGAAGAGAGTCACTTTAGCCAGCTAGAGTATGTGCTATGTGCCATTGGAGACTCCAGCTATGACACCTTTTGTGAAGGTCCGCAGAAATTAGCTGATTTACTCGAACAAAAAGGCGCGACCGCTTTTGTGGATAAGATCCAGATTGATGTACAAAGAGATCCAGTACCGGAAGATGCCGCTGTGGCATGGCTACGGAGCTGGATTGGTGATCTGTAA
- the yidD gene encoding membrane protein insertion efficiency factor YidD, translated as MAQAQSPFQWLIIKAIRGYQIFISPMLGQRCRFNPSCSHYAIEAVQVHGTVKGSWFAIKRILKCHPLHPGGNDPVPPKKNRCNK; from the coding sequence ATGGCGCAAGCTCAGTCGCCGTTTCAATGGTTGATCATTAAAGCTATCCGGGGCTATCAGATATTTATCAGCCCTATGCTAGGACAACGCTGCCGATTTAACCCTTCCTGCTCCCATTACGCGATAGAAGCTGTGCAAGTGCACGGAACTGTCAAAGGGAGTTGGTTTGCGATAAAACGCATATTAAAATGTCACCCTTTGCATCCGGGCGGCAACGACCCCGTACCTCCTAAAAAGAACAGGTGTAATAAATAG
- the yidC gene encoding membrane protein insertase YidC → MESQRNILLIALLAVSFMIWQQWQTDKAPKPAVTETAVTSSTQDTIQNDVPNADGKAGVPEEHTVVASKDLVRVKTDQLDVLINPVGGDIVHAALVAHKLEQGKDDPFVLLEQQPGFTYIAQSGLIGSGGVDSSAGRPTYAVTGTEFQMKDGENTLKVPMTYTAANGVKYTKIFTFHKGKFDIRVDYQIDNTTAAPLQVQMYGQIKQTIKPSDSHMMMPTYRGAAYSTADTRYEKYKFDEIKEKDLHKETQGGWVAMLQHYFVSAWVPPADQSNLIYSSISNGTMANIGFRGQADTVAPGATATIGADFYVGPKDQAALSEVSDTLNLVVDYGVLWWLAVPIYKLMMFFHSFVGNWGLAIILITFTVRGILFPLTRAQYTSMAKMRNLQPKIQELKDRFGDDRQKMGQAMMEMYKKEKVNPMGGCLPIMLQMPIFLALYWVLLESVELRHAPFMLWIHDLSVQDPYYVLPILNGLSMFIMQKLQPMSPTMDPMQAKMMQYMPVVFTVFFLWFPSGLVLYWLMGNIVAIIQQKIIYAGLEKKGLK, encoded by the coding sequence ATGGAATCTCAACGCAATATTCTGCTTATCGCGCTGTTAGCTGTCAGTTTTATGATCTGGCAACAATGGCAGACAGATAAAGCGCCAAAACCAGCCGTTACTGAAACAGCAGTGACATCCTCAACTCAGGACACCATTCAAAACGACGTGCCCAATGCCGATGGTAAGGCTGGAGTACCGGAAGAACACACGGTTGTTGCCTCCAAAGATTTAGTGCGAGTTAAAACCGATCAGTTAGATGTACTGATTAATCCAGTGGGTGGTGACATTGTTCATGCTGCATTGGTTGCACATAAACTGGAACAAGGGAAAGATGATCCTTTTGTGTTATTGGAACAACAGCCTGGATTTACCTACATAGCACAGAGCGGTCTGATCGGTAGTGGTGGCGTTGATAGCAGCGCTGGACGCCCAACTTATGCCGTTACCGGCACCGAATTCCAAATGAAAGATGGTGAAAACACGCTGAAGGTGCCGATGACTTACACCGCGGCAAACGGCGTGAAATACACCAAAATATTTACCTTCCATAAAGGCAAGTTTGATATTCGGGTAGATTATCAAATTGATAACACCACTGCGGCGCCATTGCAGGTGCAGATGTATGGTCAGATTAAGCAGACCATCAAGCCCTCTGATAGTCATATGATGATGCCAACATATCGTGGTGCTGCGTACTCAACAGCAGACACTCGTTATGAAAAGTATAAATTTGACGAAATTAAAGAAAAAGATCTGCATAAAGAAACTCAGGGTGGCTGGGTAGCCATGCTGCAACACTACTTTGTTTCCGCTTGGGTACCACCAGCAGATCAAAGTAATCTTATCTATTCCAGCATCAGCAACGGCACTATGGCTAACATTGGTTTCCGTGGCCAAGCTGATACTGTAGCACCAGGAGCAACGGCAACGATTGGCGCGGATTTCTATGTTGGTCCAAAAGATCAAGCCGCGCTATCAGAAGTGTCAGATACCTTAAACCTAGTTGTAGACTATGGAGTGTTATGGTGGTTGGCCGTTCCAATTTACAAACTGATGATGTTCTTCCATTCGTTTGTGGGTAACTGGGGTCTGGCAATTATTCTGATCACCTTTACTGTACGCGGCATTTTGTTCCCGCTGACTCGTGCGCAATACACCTCTATGGCTAAGATGCGTAATCTGCAGCCTAAAATCCAAGAGCTAAAAGACCGTTTTGGTGATGATCGCCAGAAGATGGGTCAAGCCATGATGGAGATGTATAAAAAGGAGAAGGTCAACCCTATGGGTGGCTGTCTGCCAATTATGCTGCAGATGCCTATTTTCCTGGCTTTGTATTGGGTTCTGCTGGAAAGTGTGGAACTCCGTCACGCACCATTTATGCTGTGGATCCATGACTTGTCAGTACAAGACCCATACTACGTGCTGCCAATTCTTAATGGTTTGTCGATGTTTATCATGCAGAAACTGCAGCCAATGTCGCCAACTATGGATCCGATGCAGGCCAAGATGATGCAGTATATGCCTGTAGTATTTACCGTATTCTTCCTGTGGTTCCCATCTGGTTTGGTGCTTTACTGGTTGATGGGTAACATTGTGGCTATTATCCAACAGAAGATCATCTACGCCGGATTGGAGAAAAAAGGATTAAAATAA
- the mnmE gene encoding tRNA uridine-5-carboxymethylaminomethyl(34) synthesis GTPase MnmE, which yields MAADTIVAQATAPGKGGVGIVRVSGDKAADVALKVLGHLPKVRYADYCPFKDNQGQTLDQGIALFFKGPHSFTGEDVLELQGHGGQIVMDMLIKSILTVADVRMARPGEFSEQAFLNDKLDLAQAEAIADLIEATSEQAAKSAMASLQGEFSKEVHQLVEQVTNLRLYVEAAIDFPDEEVDFLSDGKIANALYRIIDKLAQVQHSAQQGALIREGMKVVIAGRPNAGKSSLLNALAGKESAIVTEIAGTTRDVLREHIHLDGMPLHVIDTAGLRDTDDTVEKIGIERAWAEIATADRVLFMVDGTDTDAVDPKEIWPDFIDRLPAKLGITVVRNKADLTGESLAPTEEQGYSVYRISAKTGLGMAELTQHLKQLMGYQSNLEGSFLARRRHLEALDKASQHLQQGKEQLEIFQAGELLAEELRMTQQALSEITGEFTSDDLLGKIFSSFCIGK from the coding sequence GTGGCAGCAGATACCATTGTGGCGCAAGCTACCGCTCCCGGTAAAGGTGGCGTGGGCATTGTCAGAGTATCCGGAGATAAGGCGGCAGATGTCGCCTTAAAAGTGCTTGGTCATCTGCCAAAAGTTCGCTATGCGGATTACTGTCCGTTTAAAGATAATCAGGGACAAACACTGGATCAGGGAATAGCACTATTCTTCAAAGGCCCCCACTCCTTTACCGGTGAAGATGTACTGGAATTGCAGGGTCACGGCGGTCAAATCGTCATGGATATGCTGATAAAAAGCATCTTGACTGTAGCCGACGTACGTATGGCAAGACCAGGCGAATTCAGTGAGCAGGCCTTCCTCAACGACAAACTAGACCTGGCACAGGCTGAGGCGATTGCAGACTTAATTGAAGCTACCAGCGAACAGGCAGCCAAAAGCGCAATGGCGTCATTACAGGGAGAGTTCTCCAAAGAAGTCCATCAATTGGTAGAACAAGTCACAAATCTGCGCTTGTACGTTGAAGCCGCAATCGACTTTCCTGACGAAGAGGTAGATTTCCTGTCAGACGGCAAAATTGCCAATGCCCTTTACCGCATCATAGATAAGCTGGCGCAAGTTCAACACAGTGCTCAGCAAGGTGCGCTCATCCGTGAAGGGATGAAAGTAGTCATTGCCGGGCGCCCTAATGCTGGCAAATCCAGCTTACTTAATGCGCTGGCAGGAAAAGAATCGGCGATTGTTACCGAAATAGCCGGTACCACTCGCGATGTACTACGCGAACACATTCATCTTGATGGTATGCCGTTACATGTGATTGATACCGCGGGACTCAGAGACACTGATGATACTGTTGAAAAAATAGGTATCGAGCGTGCCTGGGCAGAAATCGCTACCGCAGACAGAGTGTTATTCATGGTTGATGGCACCGATACCGACGCGGTAGATCCCAAAGAAATATGGCCTGACTTTATCGACCGATTACCCGCAAAACTCGGTATTACCGTTGTCCGCAATAAGGCGGATTTAACGGGAGAGTCTCTCGCACCAACTGAAGAGCAAGGTTATAGCGTCTACCGGATTTCTGCTAAAACTGGTCTGGGAATGGCAGAATTAACACAACACCTGAAGCAATTGATGGGTTATCAAAGTAACCTCGAGGGCAGCTTTCTTGCCCGTCGCCGTCACCTTGAGGCACTGGATAAAGCAAGCCAGCATTTACAGCAGGGTAAAGAACAACTGGAAATATTTCAGGCTGGAGAACTACTCGCTGAAGAGTTGCGTATGACGCAACAAGCATTATCCGAGATCACCGGCGAATTTACCTCTGATGATCTGCTCGGAAAAATATTCAGCTCATTTTGCATTGGTAAGTAA